Proteins from a single region of Rhodothermales bacterium:
- a CDS encoding general stress protein CsbD has protein sequence MATGTMNDNWNFVKKQIELIWKNTEFDDTELKRARGNLRKMVDLISEKTGESPMEVRQKMSAMF, from the coding sequence ATGGCGACCGGTACCATGAACGACAACTGGAACTTCGTCAAGAAGCAGATCGAGTTGATCTGGAAGAACACGGAGTTCGACGACACGGAACTGAAGCGGGCGCGGGGCAATCTCCGGAAGATGGTGGATCTGATCAGCGAGAAGACGGGGGAGTCGCCGATGGAGGTGCGCCAGAAGATGAGCGCCATGTTTTAG
- a CDS encoding acyl-CoA dehydrogenase domain-containing protein, with translation MIFGQGAIRCHPYVYAETQSLMKRDAAGFDLAFTSHVGHTVRNLSRAIVLSLTRGVFAASPASGVARRYWQKLVWTSASFAFLADIALISLGGNLKRKEKITGRFADIFSWLYLAAATLRRFEAEGRLKEDEAFLHWSMQYAFGEIQKAFDGLFKNFDVPVLGLIFRGPVALWSRLNPFGNGPRDSVGHDVARAMQIPGPQRDRHTAGIYTPSDPEEALGRLDHALRLVTEGDQVARAIGKAVGAKKLPKGRPETLIQAALDAGVITADQAELMKRAEAAREDAIQVDSFTQEEYMQGVNALTR, from the coding sequence ATGATCTTCGGGCAGGGCGCCATCCGGTGCCATCCGTACGTCTACGCCGAAACGCAGAGCCTCATGAAACGCGACGCGGCCGGCTTCGACCTCGCCTTCACCAGCCATGTCGGCCACACGGTGCGCAACCTGTCGCGGGCCATCGTACTGTCGCTCACGCGGGGGGTGTTCGCGGCCTCGCCGGCCAGCGGCGTGGCGCGGCGCTACTGGCAAAAGCTGGTCTGGACATCCGCCTCGTTTGCATTCCTGGCAGACATCGCCCTCATCAGCCTGGGCGGAAATCTGAAGCGTAAGGAGAAGATCACCGGGCGTTTCGCTGACATCTTTTCGTGGCTCTACCTCGCCGCCGCCACGCTGCGGCGCTTCGAGGCGGAGGGTCGGCTGAAGGAGGACGAAGCCTTCCTGCACTGGTCGATGCAATACGCCTTCGGCGAGATCCAGAAGGCGTTCGACGGGCTGTTCAAGAACTTCGACGTGCCGGTGCTGGGGTTGATATTCCGGGGACCCGTTGCTCTCTGGTCGCGGCTGAATCCGTTTGGAAATGGGCCGCGGGATAGCGTCGGCCATGACGTGGCGCGGGCCATGCAGATACCCGGACCCCAGCGCGACCGCCACACCGCCGGCATCTACACCCCGTCCGATCCCGAGGAGGCGCTCGGCCGGCTCGACCACGCCCTGCGCCTCGTCACCGAAGGAGATCAGGTGGCGCGGGCCATTGGAAAGGCTGTCGGCGCGAAGAAACTACCGAAGGGCCGGCCCGAGACACTCATCCAGGCGGCGCTAGACGCCGGCGTCATCACCGCCGACCAGGCCGAACTCATGAAACGCGCCGAAGCCGCCCGCGAGGATGCCATCCAGGTAGACTCGTTCACCCAGGAAGAGTACATGCAGGGGGTTAACGCGTTGACGCGTTAA
- a CDS encoding TonB-dependent receptor — translation MGLPSPAVLWALLMCLFAPIANGQTRPASVHTPALPAIATPLTARLEGRVRDAATGAPLAGAHVRLAGTPYGAATDAEGWFRMAGMAPGHYTVEAGMLGFESRQSGVGLAAAGQTVTVHFDLEEAALSLDEVVVTPGRFSMQRAVSGSMQTISNDELDHMPGLGDDVYRAVRRIPGLSGSDFSARFTVRGGEHDEVLVTLDGMELQDPFHMKDIGGGAMSIVDVEAIGGVDLMTGAFTAEYGNKLSGVFALTSAQPNTGEAETTLGISLMNARLKSQGTFRAGDGRWLVLGRRGFMDLVLQFTGQDQNYAPRYYDGFAKVTYRLGRRHTLGLHALGAEDRLNFIERNEPNDRALTRYGNGYVWSSLQSVWSSRLYSSTVLSLSRAGQYRRGIDIRTSDGRVSFEVNDDRTFLTLGARQDWHFEAGDRALFKWGYVVREHRADYRYASADYLEEAATRQTGPAYEKSSWAQGRSGQAAGAYTSYRQRIGRRLTTEAGVRYDMASWTDDRHFSPRVNAGYRLWTGMTLLAGWGYFHQIQGLHELMLQDSDAAFYAAERAEHRVVGIHQLLAGGASVRVDVYQKRKTNLRPRYVSLLGDATNLFPEIADDRVQLNPDFGEALGLEVLVQKDIGRRFNGWLSYALSRAEDVVDGVRVAKSFDQLHTFFADANLRIGRRLGINATWQYHTGWRYTSVDVEIVRPRGGDSFYRKHFGVLNALTLPAYHRLDVRIQRDFTMRNSTLAAYVEVRNAYNRKNIRLYNYRPVNQEDGTVLLIPEPQTWLPIMPAFGLEWRLKH, via the coding sequence ATGGGCTTACCTTCGCCTGCGGTTCTCTGGGCGCTGCTGATGTGCCTGTTCGCGCCGATCGCGAATGGTCAAACGCGGCCCGCGAGCGTCCACACGCCGGCTCTTCCTGCCATCGCGACTCCCCTCACGGCTCGATTGGAAGGGCGTGTGCGGGACGCCGCGACCGGCGCCCCGCTCGCCGGCGCGCACGTGCGGCTGGCCGGCACCCCGTACGGCGCCGCGACGGACGCCGAGGGCTGGTTTCGTATGGCCGGCATGGCGCCGGGGCACTACACCGTCGAGGCCGGCATGCTCGGTTTCGAAAGCCGGCAGTCCGGCGTCGGCCTCGCCGCCGCAGGGCAGACGGTCACCGTGCACTTCGACCTCGAGGAAGCCGCCCTCTCCCTCGACGAAGTCGTCGTGACTCCCGGCCGCTTCTCGATGCAACGCGCCGTGTCGGGCTCGATGCAGACTATCTCCAACGACGAACTCGATCACATGCCCGGCCTGGGAGATGACGTCTATCGCGCCGTGCGCCGCATACCGGGGTTGTCCGGCAGCGACTTTTCCGCCCGCTTCACGGTGCGCGGCGGCGAACACGACGAGGTGCTCGTGACGCTGGATGGGATGGAGCTCCAGGATCCGTTCCACATGAAGGACATCGGCGGCGGCGCGATGAGTATCGTGGATGTGGAGGCGATCGGAGGCGTCGACCTGATGACCGGGGCGTTCACCGCCGAATACGGCAATAAGCTGAGCGGCGTCTTTGCGTTGACTTCGGCGCAGCCCAACACCGGCGAGGCAGAAACCACGCTCGGCATCAGCCTGATGAACGCCCGGCTGAAATCCCAGGGCACCTTTCGAGCGGGCGACGGCCGGTGGCTCGTGCTGGGTCGGCGGGGCTTCATGGACCTCGTCCTCCAGTTCACCGGGCAGGACCAGAACTACGCGCCGCGGTACTACGACGGGTTCGCAAAGGTCACCTACCGCCTCGGCCGGCGTCACACCCTGGGCCTGCACGCCCTCGGCGCCGAGGACCGGCTGAACTTCATCGAGCGAAACGAGCCGAACGACCGCGCCCTCACACGGTACGGCAACGGCTACGTGTGGTCCAGCCTGCAAAGCGTCTGGTCCAGCCGGCTCTACTCCTCCACCGTGCTCTCCCTGAGCCGCGCCGGCCAGTACCGACGCGGCATCGACATCCGGACCAGCGACGGCCGGGTGTCCTTCGAGGTGAACGACGACCGCACGTTCCTCACGCTCGGGGCCCGACAGGACTGGCACTTCGAGGCCGGTGACCGCGCCCTGTTCAAGTGGGGCTATGTCGTCCGCGAGCACCGGGCGGACTACCGCTACGCCAGCGCCGACTACCTCGAAGAGGCGGCGACCCGGCAGACGGGGCCGGCCTATGAAAAATCGAGCTGGGCACAGGGGCGCTCCGGCCAGGCCGCCGGCGCCTACACCAGCTACCGCCAGCGCATCGGTCGCCGGCTTACCACCGAGGCCGGCGTCCGCTACGACATGGCTTCCTGGACCGACGACCGCCATTTCAGCCCCCGCGTCAATGCCGGCTACCGGCTCTGGACTGGAATGACGCTTCTCGCCGGCTGGGGGTACTTCCATCAGATCCAGGGGCTGCACGAGCTGATGCTGCAGGATAGCGACGCGGCGTTTTATGCCGCCGAGCGCGCTGAACACCGGGTCGTGGGCATCCACCAGCTGCTTGCCGGCGGGGCGTCGGTTCGGGTAGATGTTTACCAGAAACGCAAAACCAACCTGCGGCCCCGCTACGTCAGCCTCCTCGGCGACGCCACCAATCTCTTCCCCGAGATCGCGGACGACCGCGTCCAACTCAACCCCGATTTCGGCGAGGCGCTCGGCCTGGAGGTGCTCGTGCAGAAGGACATCGGCCGGCGCTTCAACGGGTGGCTTTCGTACGCGTTATCCCGCGCCGAGGATGTCGTCGACGGCGTCCGCGTGGCGAAAAGCTTCGACCAGCTCCACACCTTCTTTGCAGACGCCAATCTGCGCATCGGCCGGCGCCTGGGCATCAACGCGACCTGGCAATACCACACCGGCTGGCGCTATACGAGCGTCGATGTCGAAATCGTTCGCCCCCGCGGCGGAGACAGCTTCTACCGCAAACACTTCGGCGTCCTGAACGCGTTGACGCTGCCGGCCTACCACCGGCTGGACGTCCGCATCCAGCGCGACTTCACGATGCGAAACTCAACCCTCGCCGCCTATGTCGAGGTGCGTAATGCCTATAACCGGAAGAACATCCGGCTCTACAACTACCGCCCTGTCAACCAGGAGGACGGAACAGTCCTCCTCATCCCCGAACCGCAGACCTGGCTGCCGATCATGCCGGCGTTCGGGCTGGAGTGGCGGCTGAAGCATTAA